In Nostoc piscinale CENA21, the genomic stretch AACTACAGGAACACAGGGCAAAACAGGGTTGGCAATTTTACGCTACAGTGAAGCCCCGATTGTCGCAGTTATTGATAAGGTAACTGCTGGTAAATCTTTGCCAGAATTAACAGGTATCAAGCGTGATGTGCCGATTGTGGAATCTGTCACCGCAGCTTTGACATATAAACCAGAAGTATTGGTAATTGGGATTGCACCCAAAGGTGGCGCTGTACCCGATGATTATTGGATAGAAATTAAAGATGCGCTAAAAGCGGGTATGTCTTTGGTAAATGGTTTACACACACCATTGGCGACGATGGCAGAGTTAAATGCAATTCTCAAACCAGGACAATTAATTTGGGATGTCCGCAAAGAACCACCAAATCTAGAGGTGGCGAGTGGGATGGCGCGGACTCTTCCCTGTCGCCGCGTGTTGACGGTGGGAACAGATATGGCGATTGGGAAAATGTCTACTAGTTTAGAACTACACTGGGCGGCAAAGTTACGGGGTTGGCGTTCTAAGTTTATTGCTACAGGTCAAACTGGTTTGATGTTAGAAGGTGATGGTATCGCCTTAGATGCAGTTCGAGTAGATTTTGCGGCTGGTGCTGTAGAACAAATAGTGATGCGTTATGGCAAAAACTATGACATTCTGCATATTGAAGGACAAGGTTCGCTGTTACATCCTGGTTCTACAGCTACCTTGCCTTTGATTCGCGGTTCCCAACCCACACAATTGGTATTAGTACATCGGGCGGGACAAACCCACAACCGGAATAATCCCCATGTCCCGATTCCGCCGTTAACGAAAGTGATTCAAATGTATGAATCTGTAGCGAGTGCGGGGGGTGCTTTTGGGAAAGTACCTGTGGTGGGTATAGCTTTGAATACTGCACATTTAAATGAGTTTGCTGCTCAAGAAGCGATCGCCCAAACAACAGCCGAAACCGGTTTAGCCTGTACTGATCCGGTGCGGTTTGGGGCTGGGTTGTTGTTAGATGCGGTAATGCGAAGTGAAGTGTGAAGTAAGGCGCGTGACAGTTGGCTTGTTAATATCTAAATTGTAGTAACGATGCTTACTTTTAAACCTCTGGGGGCTTCAACATTCGCCAAATTTCCCCATCAATCTGCACCAAATACTCAGGCTCCAACTCACCAATTTTACGAATAATTCGCTTAGGATCGATCGCCCTCATCTGAAAAACCATTCCTACCGAAAGCAACGTCAAACCATTCAGCACTGATGGCTCAATCCTTACAGTAAATGGAAACCTTGATGCCCCAAGGAAGAAGTAACTGGGACAATCATTAACATGGGCGAAACCGCAATGTCTGTTTGAACAGCGATCGCTGGGCGATTACCTTTTTCTTCTCGTTTATCTGAATCTGGTAAACTTACTAACAGAACATCCCCTCTCACTATCTCATTCTCCCAGAGATGCCAACATTCCTTCTGTAGTCAGCCAATCCTCGTCACTTGCTGCTTCCCATGCTGCAAATTCTTCCTCTAACTCATTGGGTATTTCCACCAGCAAAGGAGTCAGGAGTGCGATAATTTCCCCACTGACCGAATGTCCATGAGCTTGCGCCCTTTGCACAATCGCCTGATATAGTTCCATCGGCAATGTCACTTGAGCATCAATGTCACCTGAACCATTCATAAGAACTGAGATATCGATAGAATATCTTATCCATTGTATTGCGATCGCACTGAAATTTCACACTTCCGACTTGGTTTGACAGCGATCGCAAGTTCCCTGGACAGTTACTTCATAGCGTTCGGCTTTTAACCCCGAACGCAGTTTATTTAAATCAATGCACTGAAAAGTATTCCAATCAATGTCTTCAATTGCACCACAACAGTTGCAGCGAAAATGATGATGTGGCCCAACCTTGGCATCGTAACGTGATACACCTTCTTCTAAAAGCACTTCTCGCACTAAGCCGACTTCCCGTAATGCTTGTAGTGCGGCATACACTGTGGCTTGAGAGGAAGTTGGTGCATCTTGATTCAAGTTTGTCAGAATTTGGTCTACTGTGGGGTGGTCTTCTCGCCCTAGTAGATTGGCGTAGACTGCGAAGCGTTGAGGAGTTACTCGCAATCCTTTGCTCTTGAGTGTTTTGACAATCTCATCAGCTTTTTGCTGCATAGCATTCACTTGAATCATATTAACAGAAATATATCTCTATTATAACGTTTCTTCTTTTGGTACTTAACCTATTTCAGAATGATAATTTTAATAGAGTATTTATTACTATTGGATAGCTCTGAATTCAGAATAATTATGATATTAAACCAAGGACTAAGACTGCAAAAGTTTATACCCTGAGATTGTAGGAAAACAGTAGCGATCGCTCTAGGCGGATGGGGTCAGTTACTCATAGCATTAAAACAACCCCTTCGCATAAATGAACTCAGCATGAAACGAACCAGGAAGTCTCTGCTGCTCACCTTGAGTTGGATTTTGTTGTCAGTTAGTACTTCAATTGTAATTATTCTGACGCAACCTTTAGCACCTGTTCCAGCCCAAGAACCTGCCACCACAGTAGAAACAACAGATACACCCAGTTCCGAAAGTTCACAGCCCAACCAAACACCAAAACCAGAAGCGACTGAACCTAAAAAAACAGACACAGCCACGGAACCTGCACTCACTCCCGAAGAAATTGCCCGTCAACAAAAGTTTATCGAAGCAGACAAATTATACCTCGCGGGAAATATTACTGAGGCAGAAAAACTCTATCGGGAAGTCAAAACACCATTTGCTAACACAGATACTGCAACTCAAGAACGCAAATCAGCTATTCTTGACCCGACGCAACTATCACCAGCTGGCAAAGTTTACTGGCGAGAATCAGAAGCGGGAATTGCGGCTAAGTTGCAAACAAGAACAGAAGTACCGCTAAAACTCTTAGTTGAACAATATCCCGAATTTATTCCTGGTCATATTCGCTATGCTGAGATTCTCAAGCAATATAATCGCCCTAAAGAAGCTGTAGAGATTTTAGAACGAGCATCATCACTATATCCAGATCAACCAGATTTAATTAAAGCCAAAGTTACAGCACTAGCTGATGAAAAAAAAATGGATGGAAGCATCCTTAGCAGCGCGTCAATTTGCGATTCTTTATCCTAATGATCCGCAAGCCGAGGAATTTACCCAGCTTGCAGAAAAAAAATCTCAAACGCTATAAAGCCCATATCCGCGAAGAAATTAGAGGTAACACTCTTGCTAACATCATTACAGGTGCAGTTGGTTATGCGGTGACAGGTAGTTTGTTAGGGCCATTTTCGGCCTTAGACTCTACCATCTTGTTACTACAAGGCGAAGGTGCAGTGGGTGAGTCGGTAGCGAAACAGGCAAAACAACAGCTACCATTAGTAAAAGATGAGGAAGTGCTGGCCTACGTTAACGAAATTGGGCAGAAACTAGTGAAAGTTTCAGGACGCACTGAATTTAAATACGAATTTTTTGTGATTCCTGAAGAAGAATTGAACGCCTTTGCCTTACCAGGGGGTAAAGTTTTTATTAATGCTGGTGCGATCGCCAAAAGTAACTCCGAAGCTGAACTAGCTGGGTTAATTGGTCATGAATTATCTCACGTAGTTTTATCCCACGGCTTTCAACTAGTTACCCAAGGAAACTTAATTTCTAACGTTACTCAATATCTGCCTTTTGGTGGTACAGTCGGTCAACTTTTCTCCCTCAGCTACAGTCGTGATATGGAACGTCAAGCAGATGTTCTTGGTACTCGTTTAATTGTGGCGAATGGCTATGCTGCTGATGGGTTACGTAACTTGATGGCGACGCTACAAAAACAACAAAAAAATGCGCCTCCGACTTGGTTATCATCCCACCCAGGTGGTAAAGAACGGGTGAATTATCTCGAAAACTTAATTATTCGCGGTAAATACAACCGCTACAGTTACGAAGGAGTTGAACGTCACACAGCCATTCAAGCCAAAGTTAAACAAATCCTCAAAGAAGAAAAAGAACGAGAAGAGAAAAAGCGGCGTTCTGAATGAATCAAAAAACAAATTTCTGCGTCAGTGAAATTATCAATTAGCTAACCTCATATCTACTAAAGGATAATTTATGGCATTTCAACCCTTGAAGTTATTATGTTTAAGCGGTTTGGGCTTGTCTTTATTTTTAGGTAATTCCGCCGCCTTTGCTCAAGTTAATGATGGTGGTATTGTAGTACCAACCACTTCCGATCCTTATCCATCCGGTTCATCAAATCCTGTAGACACTTCTTCTAGTGGTACTGTAGTGACGGGTACGAGATTTAGCTGTCAAAACAGCAATGGTCAATACATAGTGATGTATCAACCAGAAAGCCAACCTGGAAGATTTTTTCCTTGGGCGGCCCCTGCACAATTGGGCGGTGGTTGGGACCCGTACAAACGTTGTGTTACCATTGCTCAACGCTTAGAAGAATATCGTCCCGATGGTTTGCAAGAACTCCAAACAGGTTTCTTGAATAACGAAAACATTGTTTGTGTAACCACTGAAGCTAACCCTAGTTGTCGAATTGTGTTGACAGTACCCAGAGATAAAGACCCCTATACTGTCCGTAATAGCATTTTCCAAAACTTAATTTCTGCGGACGATGGTCAACAAACTACGGCTGTAAATACTTATCGTAATAACAGAGGCAGCGTAGATGAAATTTACAACATTGGCCGCACAATCTTAGGTGGCAGTAATCGCAAAGTTAGCTCATCTAGAAGTGGAATTAATCTTAAACCTTTCCTTGATCGCAAAGATGGTGGAACTGGTACACAATTACGTAATGGTGTGGCAATTCGCCGTCAAACTCCGACTCAATCTCAAAATCGGACTCGCTTAAATCCTGGCAATTTCCGGTAATGTTGTATACGGTGAATGTTAGCTTTTGACTTCTGAGAACTCTCATTTAAGCTCTATGTTTTTTGGGCTAGGTGAGAGTTTTTGTTATTGGTATATAGCAGTCTTATTGGATTAAGTACAAGAAAGAGACAAGGGAGACAAGGCAGAGATGTTTGTAAATGATTTAGGATAAACAACAAATCTGTTCCCTGTTACCCGTTGCCTTTATTGACGAATAGACTTAAGTAAGTGGGTATGAATATTTATAGCTAGGGAAAGGCAGGAGGCAGAAAGCAGGAGGCAGAAGGGAAGAGGGTTTGGGGCAACTTTACTTTTAGTTACATACTTCGGTTTTTTTACACCTTTCTACTTATCAATAAAATAGGATTACATAGTAGAGATTAGGTCGGTAATGGGAATCATAAAACTGTAGAATTCAAAATTGATTCCTATGGGTTTATTTGATAAGTTATCTATCCGCACTCAAAATGATGTAACTTTGAGTCCAGCCGAAGCGTTTGCGGCTATTACTTTAGCTTCGGTTGCTGCTGATGGTTATTTGACAGATGAAGAAATCCAAACAATGATGGCCTCTTTGTCGAGAATGCACTTATTTCGTAGTTATCCCAATGATGTAATCAGAAGGATGTTTGATAAACTGTGCGGGATGATTAAACGTCAAGGATTTGATGATTTTATCAAAACTGCGATCGCTGCACTTCCCCATGATTTATATGACACTGCTTTTGCTGTAGCCACAGACTTGATTTTAGCCGATGGTCAAGTCACTAAAGAAGAAGAAGACTTGTTAAATGTTCTCTGGAGTAATTTAGAAATTCCCGACGAAACAGCACGTAGTATTGTGAATGTGATGATTATTAAAAATAAAGGCTAAGTTGTCACAAATTATCTCTCATTTAATTAAAGGCGTTGCATAGCAACGTCTTTCATTGTTTATAGTTCAATAAAATTAAGATAATTAACCGCAGATATACACTGATGAGTTTGTACTTTAAAAAAACTATGCAAATTAATTATTCTCGTGTTGTGTACTTAAGCCATATTATTGATAGAAACATTCCTTTATGGCCGGGCGACCCAGCGATAGAATTTACTACCGTTGCTAATATTCAAAATGATGGTTACTATCTGCGGCATTTTGCTATGGGTGAACATACTGCTACCCATATCAACGCCCCGAACAGTTTTGATCCTGCTGGTGCAGGAATTGATGAATATGCGGCGGAATCACTGGTTTTATCGGCGGTAGTGATAGATATCTGCAAAGTTGCCGTGAATAATCCTGATTATGCTTTGAGTATTGCTGATATTCTGGCTTGGGAGGCAAAATACGGTGTGATTGCCAGTGGTAGTTTAGTACTGCTGTATACTGGCTGGCAGCAGAAGTGGAGTGATAGAAATGCCTTTTTTAACCAGGATGCGGAAGGAATTATGCACTTTCCGGGTTTTAGTGGCAATGTGGCGCAGTTTTTGTTGGATGAAAGGCAAATTGCTGGTGTAGGAATTGATACTCATGGTGTTGACCCCGGACAAGATAACAGTTTTACGACTAACCGTTTAGTATTGGCGCAGCAGGGTATTGTGTTGGAGAATTTGACGAATTTAGATCAACTACCCCCTCAAGGTACTACATTAGCGATCGCAATTCTCAGATTACGTGGTGGTTCTGGTTGTCCTGTGGGTGTGTTGGCTTTTGTGCCTTAACTTTTGTGTATAACTTTTTCGCCTTCTGCCCATTCTTGAAACTTGGCGTTAACTTAGAAAGCGAATCTAATCCATAGCAATTATCTCAAAGAAATTTTTAAATACTAATTATGACTCTGCTAACTTGTCGCAATTATATTAATGGTCAGTGGGTGGATGCTACGACAGGAAACATTCTGGAAAGTTATAACCCAGCTTTGGTAAGCGAAGTTGTCGCCACCTTTCCCCGTTCTCACACTGAAGATGTAGATAAAGCCGTCGCCACCGCCCGTCAAGCTTACAGCAGTTGGCGGAAAGTTCCTGCCCCAGCTAGAGCCGAATATATTTTTCGTGTGGGAGAATTACTACTTCAACATAAAGAAGAACTCGCTCAATTAATTAGTCGGGAAATGGGTAAACCCCTCACCGAAGCTAGGGGTGATGTGCAGGAAGGTATTGACTGCGCTTTTTATAGTGCTGGTGAAGGACGGCGGCTGTTTGGGTTAACAACACCTTCGGAAATGCCGAATAAATTTGCGATGACAGTGCGAATGCCCATTGGTGTTTGTGCTTTAATTACACCGTGGAATTTCCCTGTGGCTATTCCATGTTGGAAAGCTATGCCAGCTTTGGTATGTGGTAATACTGTCATTCTCAAACCTGCTGAAGATACTCCGGGTTGTGCAACCAAACTAGTAGAAATTTTCGCCGCCGCAGGTTTACCCCCAGGTGTGATTAACTTAGTGCATGGTGTTGGTGAAGAAGTTGGTAAAGCTTTAGTCGAACATCCCAATGTTGATTTAGTTTCTTTCACTGGTTCTTCCGAAACAGGGGCTTTTGTAGGTGCAACTTGCGGACGCACTCACAAGCGTGTCTGTCTGGAGATGGGCGGCAAAAATGCCCAAGTTGTAATGGAAGATGCAGACTTAGGACTGGCTTTAGATGGTGCGGTTTGGGGGGCTTTTGGGACAACTGGGCAACGTTGTACAGCTACAAGTCGCCTGATATTGCATCGTGACATTAAAGAAGAGTTTACGGCTATGTTGTATGAGCGGACTAGTAAGTTACGCTTGGGTGCTGGTTATGACCAAGATACAGAAATTGGGCCGATAATTAATCAAAGACAATTGCAACGGGTGAATGAATATATGAAAATTGCCCGTGAAGAAGGCGCAAAAATCTTAATTGGTGGGGAAATTGCCAGTGAGGGACAATTAAAAGAGGGTAATTTCTTTTTGCCAACTATTTTAGATAAAGTTACGCCAGATATGCGCGTCGCCCGTGAAGAGATATTTGGCCCTGTAGTGGCATTAATTGAAGTTAATTCCTTTGAAGAGGCGATCGCTATTCTCAATAATACCAATTACGGTCTGTCTTCTTCCATTTATACCCACGATATTAACCGGGCATTTACGGCGATGCGTGACATTGAAGCAGGTATTACCTATATTAATGGCCCCACTATTGGCGCGGAAGTACATTTACCTTTTGGTGGTGTGAAACAAACAGGTAACGGCCACCGCGAGGCCGGAACTACAGCTTTAGATGTGTTCACAGAATGGAAGAGTGTGTATGTTGACTTTTCTGGTAATTTACAACGCGCCCAAATAGATAATCGAAGTTAGTCAAGCAAAGTGCAGAGTCACCGAAGTTTGCTCAACGCGGGGAACCCGCGCACGCAACTTCTCGCTGAGTGTTGAGACTGATTTCGGTTGGGTGGAGGAACGGAACTCAAATTTTCATAATTTTGTATAAGTTCTGATTATGTCTACAACGCAAGTGCCGCAGGGGTTTTTGATTGTGCTAGTTGTTTGACTCTGAGTACCGAAATAGAGTTTTTAATGAAAATGCGCTTCCACAATTTGTTGATAAAAATTTTCTAACCCCTTAACACAAGCTTGGTCATCGAATAGTAAATGATGACGCTGGCTAATTTTTTCAGCGATGTGGTTTCGCCAAGTTGAATCTAGTCCCAACTTAACGGCGATATCAATATATTCTGCTGCATTGGCGGCGATGGTTTCAGTTACTCCCAGCATTTTGAG encodes the following:
- a CDS encoding type II toxin-antitoxin system PemK/MazF family toxin; amino-acid sequence: MRGDVLLVSLPDSDKREEKGNRPAIAVQTDIAVSPMLMIVPVTSSLGHQGFHLL
- a CDS encoding COP23 domain-containing protein, with the translated sequence MAFQPLKLLCLSGLGLSLFLGNSAAFAQVNDGGIVVPTTSDPYPSGSSNPVDTSSSGTVVTGTRFSCQNSNGQYIVMYQPESQPGRFFPWAAPAQLGGGWDPYKRCVTIAQRLEEYRPDGLQELQTGFLNNENIVCVTTEANPSCRIVLTVPRDKDPYTVRNSIFQNLISADDGQQTTAVNTYRNNRGSVDEIYNIGRTILGGSNRKVSSSRSGINLKPFLDRKDGGTGTQLRNGVAIRRQTPTQSQNRTRLNPGNFR
- a CDS encoding Fur family transcriptional regulator, whose product is MQQKADEIVKTLKSKGLRVTPQRFAVYANLLGREDHPTVDQILTNLNQDAPTSSQATVYAALQALREVGLVREVLLEEGVSRYDAKVGPHHHFRCNCCGAIEDIDWNTFQCIDLNKLRSGLKAERYEVTVQGTCDRCQTKSEV
- a CDS encoding Arc family DNA-binding protein is translated as MNGSGDIDAQVTLPMELYQAIVQRAQAHGHSVSGEIIALLTPLLVEIPNELEEEFAAWEAASDEDWLTTEGMLASLGE
- a CDS encoding cyclase family protein, which codes for MQINYSRVVYLSHIIDRNIPLWPGDPAIEFTTVANIQNDGYYLRHFAMGEHTATHINAPNSFDPAGAGIDEYAAESLVLSAVVIDICKVAVNNPDYALSIADILAWEAKYGVIASGSLVLLYTGWQQKWSDRNAFFNQDAEGIMHFPGFSGNVAQFLLDERQIAGVGIDTHGVDPGQDNSFTTNRLVLAQQGIVLENLTNLDQLPPQGTTLAIAILRLRGGSGCPVGVLAFVP
- a CDS encoding aldehyde dehydrogenase family protein, which gives rise to MMTLLTCRNYINGQWVDATTGNILESYNPALVSEVVATFPRSHTEDVDKAVATARQAYSSWRKVPAPARAEYIFRVGELLLQHKEELAQLISREMGKPLTEARGDVQEGIDCAFYSAGEGRRLFGLTTPSEMPNKFAMTVRMPIGVCALITPWNFPVAIPCWKAMPALVCGNTVILKPAEDTPGCATKLVEIFAAAGLPPGVINLVHGVGEEVGKALVEHPNVDLVSFTGSSETGAFVGATCGRTHKRVCLEMGGKNAQVVMEDADLGLALDGAVWGAFGTTGQRCTATSRLILHRDIKEEFTAMLYERTSKLRLGAGYDQDTEIGPIINQRQLQRVNEYMKIAREEGAKILIGGEIASEGQLKEGNFFLPTILDKVTPDMRVAREEIFGPVVALIEVNSFEEAIAILNNTNYGLSSSIYTHDINRAFTAMRDIEAGITYINGPTIGAEVHLPFGGVKQTGNGHREAGTTALDVFTEWKSVYVDFSGNLQRAQIDNRS
- a CDS encoding DUF1611 domain-containing protein, translated to MRLPLNQRIAILLHEGTTGTQGKTGLAILRYSEAPIVAVIDKVTAGKSLPELTGIKRDVPIVESVTAALTYKPEVLVIGIAPKGGAVPDDYWIEIKDALKAGMSLVNGLHTPLATMAELNAILKPGQLIWDVRKEPPNLEVASGMARTLPCRRVLTVGTDMAIGKMSTSLELHWAAKLRGWRSKFIATGQTGLMLEGDGIALDAVRVDFAAGAVEQIVMRYGKNYDILHIEGQGSLLHPGSTATLPLIRGSQPTQLVLVHRAGQTHNRNNPHVPIPPLTKVIQMYESVASAGGAFGKVPVVGIALNTAHLNEFAAQEAIAQTTAETGLACTDPVRFGAGLLLDAVMRSEV
- a CDS encoding tellurite resistance TerB family protein — translated: MGLFDKLSIRTQNDVTLSPAEAFAAITLASVAADGYLTDEEIQTMMASLSRMHLFRSYPNDVIRRMFDKLCGMIKRQGFDDFIKTAIAALPHDLYDTAFAVATDLILADGQVTKEEEDLLNVLWSNLEIPDETARSIVNVMIIKNKG